A genomic segment from Chitinophaga flava encodes:
- a CDS encoding Nif3-like dinuclear metal center hexameric protein, whose amino-acid sequence MKIKEIMQVLEAYAPLPYQESYDNAGLIFGDASWEVTNVLLTLDATEEVIDEAIARGCNLVVAHHPIVFGGLKKINGRSYVERVAIKAIKHDIAVYAAHTNLDNVRNGVCAQMADMLGLEQRRVLQPKSGLLKKLYTFVPQADVEKVREALFTAGAGHIGNYSECSFNAAGEGTFKGAAGTHPYVGTPGERHFEAEIKLEVIFPVYLESRILQALLASHPYEEVAYDVVTLDNAYQEVGSGLVGELPEPMDELEFLQWVKGQFRTGCVRYTPLRGRPVKKVALCGGAGSFLLKRAIAAGADAYISADFKYHEFFDADNQIVIADIGHFESEQFTVELFYHILTEKFRNFAPLKSTIKTNPVNYL is encoded by the coding sequence ATGAAGATAAAAGAGATTATGCAGGTGCTGGAGGCGTATGCGCCTTTGCCGTACCAGGAAAGTTACGATAATGCGGGCCTTATTTTCGGGGATGCTTCGTGGGAGGTGACGAATGTGTTGCTGACGCTGGATGCTACCGAAGAAGTGATAGATGAGGCCATAGCCAGGGGATGTAATCTGGTGGTGGCGCATCATCCGATTGTTTTCGGGGGGCTGAAGAAGATCAACGGGCGTTCTTATGTAGAGCGGGTGGCGATCAAAGCTATCAAGCATGATATTGCGGTATATGCGGCGCATACCAACCTGGATAACGTGCGGAACGGGGTATGTGCGCAGATGGCTGATATGTTGGGATTGGAGCAGCGCCGGGTGTTGCAGCCCAAGAGTGGGTTGCTGAAAAAGTTATACACATTTGTGCCGCAGGCGGATGTGGAAAAGGTGAGGGAGGCCCTGTTTACTGCCGGTGCCGGTCATATCGGCAACTACAGTGAATGCAGCTTTAATGCAGCAGGAGAGGGCACTTTCAAGGGGGCTGCCGGTACCCATCCTTATGTAGGTACGCCCGGGGAAAGACATTTTGAGGCAGAAATAAAGTTGGAAGTGATTTTTCCGGTATATTTGGAATCCAGGATTTTGCAGGCATTATTGGCCAGCCATCCTTATGAGGAGGTGGCCTATGATGTGGTGACGCTGGATAATGCCTACCAGGAGGTAGGGTCCGGGCTGGTGGGCGAGTTGCCTGAACCGATGGATGAGCTTGAATTTCTGCAGTGGGTCAAAGGGCAGTTCCGGACAGGATGTGTACGGTATACGCCTTTGAGGGGCCGTCCGGTGAAGAAAGTGGCTTTGTGCGGGGGAGCGGGCAGTTTCCTGTTGAAGCGGGCTATTGCGGCGGGGGCGGATGCCTATATTTCCGCGGATTTTAAGTATCATGAATTTTTTGACGCTGATAATCAAATAGTTATAGCAGATATCGGACATTTTGAGAGTGAGCAGTTTACTGTTGAATTATTTTATCATATATTGACTGAAAAATTCCGTAATTTTGCGCCTCTTAAATCTACGATTAAAACAAACCCGGTAAATTATTTATAA
- a CDS encoding tetratricopeptide repeat protein — translation MRIIFSLILLLSTGLTVSARQKVYDFNSRCEQAYEAIMQLRLNAGRTLLEEEKKENPDNLIPYFLDNYADFFPLFFNEDAGEYARKRGMRGIRLDKMLEGSPDSPYYLYTQAAIKFQWAMIKIKFNEKWDATWEIRKAYMTLKENQRRFPDFMPNKLLLGTMQTVFGTIPEGYKWITNILGLKGSIRDGMSNVNAFIESNAPEARLLREESYYYYCYLMLFIVNKPEETWEFLQRKQLDTKSNYLYALMVANLSLNNQKAANGIRVLEEKHDSNEYADIEYYNYVYGLLKLTRLDNDAHVYLERFINNFKGKFYIKECLQRLSWYYYLEGNQALANKYRNMILTKGGTETDADKQALKEAENGKWPNPFLLKVRLLSDGGFFSEALKLLLTRKAADFPAMEDKLEYAYRLGRIYDESGQDDKAIVMYEVTIKVGANRQEYYAARASLQLGYIYEKRKDKTKAVQCYQQCLDMKGHDYKNSLDQRAKAGIQRVNGS, via the coding sequence ATGCGTATTATTTTTTCTTTGATCCTTTTGTTGAGTACAGGGTTAACAGTTAGCGCCAGACAGAAAGTATATGATTTCAACAGCCGTTGTGAGCAGGCCTACGAAGCGATCATGCAACTACGGTTAAATGCGGGAAGAACATTACTGGAGGAAGAGAAAAAAGAAAATCCCGATAACCTGATCCCTTACTTTCTGGATAACTATGCGGATTTTTTTCCCTTGTTTTTCAATGAAGATGCAGGCGAATATGCCAGAAAAAGAGGGATGCGGGGCATCAGGCTGGACAAGATGCTGGAGGGATCGCCGGACTCTCCTTACTATCTGTATACGCAGGCAGCCATCAAGTTTCAATGGGCGATGATCAAAATCAAGTTCAATGAAAAATGGGATGCTACCTGGGAGATCCGAAAGGCGTATATGACACTCAAGGAGAATCAGCGCCGGTTCCCGGATTTTATGCCCAACAAACTGTTGCTGGGTACTATGCAAACAGTATTCGGCACCATCCCTGAAGGGTATAAGTGGATTACCAATATCCTCGGACTGAAAGGCAGTATCCGGGATGGAATGAGTAATGTGAATGCCTTTATCGAAAGCAATGCGCCGGAAGCCAGATTACTCAGAGAGGAATCCTATTATTACTATTGTTACCTGATGCTTTTTATTGTGAATAAACCGGAAGAAACCTGGGAGTTTCTGCAAAGAAAGCAGCTGGACACCAAATCAAACTATCTCTATGCACTGATGGTGGCAAATCTGTCTTTAAACAACCAGAAAGCCGCCAATGGTATCAGAGTACTGGAAGAGAAGCATGACAGCAACGAATACGCAGATATCGAATATTATAACTACGTATACGGTCTGCTGAAACTGACCCGGCTCGACAATGATGCCCATGTGTATCTCGAGCGGTTTATCAATAACTTTAAAGGCAAGTTCTATATCAAGGAGTGTCTGCAGCGGTTAAGCTGGTACTATTACCTGGAAGGCAACCAGGCACTGGCCAACAAATACCGGAACATGATCCTAACAAAAGGTGGGACAGAAACAGATGCAGACAAACAGGCCCTCAAGGAAGCGGAGAACGGCAAATGGCCCAACCCCTTCCTGCTGAAAGTCAGACTGCTGAGCGATGGTGGTTTTTTCAGTGAAGCCCTGAAATTACTGCTGACTAGAAAAGCAGCCGATTTCCCGGCCATGGAAGACAAACTGGAATACGCCTATCGCCTGGGCCGTATCTATGATGAAAGCGGACAAGACGACAAAGCGATTGTGATGTATGAAGTAACCATAAAAGTAGGAGCCAACCGGCAGGAATATTATGCTGCGAGAGCTTCCCTGCAATTAGGTTATATTTACGAAAAAAGAAAAGATAAAACCAAAGCCGTTCAATGTTACCAGCAATGTCTGGACATGAAAGGCCACGATTATAAAAACTCCCTTGACCAACGGGCAAAAGCAGGCATACAACGTGTAAACGGCAGTTGA
- a CDS encoding histone deacetylase family protein, with amino-acid sequence MKIAYHDIYTHPLPADHRFPMVKYELIPAQLLREGVIVAEQLFAPLPATAETILSTHDLSWWEKLRDQTLSDKEQRHIGFRQSPLLTQREIVIAQGTIDIALHALDHGIGFNVAGGTHHAFADHGEGFCLLNDFGIAANYLLQQKKAKKILVTDLDVHQGNGTAALFTGNEKVFTFSMHGAHNYPFHKETSDLDIPLPDGMTTGPYLQLLEETLPRLIDQVKPDIVFYLSGVDILETDRFGKLKVTPAGCLQRDEFVFSLLYKHSIPCAVAMGGGYSTRISDIVNAHCNTFKAGLDIYGS; translated from the coding sequence ATGAAAATTGCTTATCACGACATATATACCCATCCGTTGCCGGCAGACCATCGTTTTCCGATGGTGAAATACGAGCTGATACCCGCCCAGCTGCTGCGGGAAGGCGTTATCGTTGCCGAACAGCTGTTTGCGCCTCTTCCGGCCACAGCGGAAACTATACTGAGCACCCATGACCTTTCCTGGTGGGAGAAACTCAGAGACCAGACCTTATCGGATAAAGAACAGCGTCATATAGGCTTCCGGCAATCGCCCCTGCTCACCCAGCGGGAAATCGTTATCGCCCAGGGCACCATCGATATCGCCTTGCACGCCCTGGACCACGGTATCGGATTCAACGTGGCCGGCGGTACCCATCACGCCTTTGCCGACCATGGTGAAGGTTTCTGCCTGCTCAACGATTTCGGCATCGCTGCCAATTATCTGTTACAGCAGAAGAAAGCCAAAAAGATACTGGTAACAGATCTCGACGTACACCAGGGCAACGGCACCGCTGCCCTGTTTACCGGCAATGAAAAGGTGTTCACCTTCAGCATGCATGGCGCTCATAACTATCCTTTCCACAAAGAAACTTCAGACCTCGATATCCCACTGCCCGATGGAATGACCACCGGCCCTTATCTGCAGCTGCTGGAAGAAACCCTGCCACGGCTGATAGATCAGGTAAAACCCGATATTGTGTTTTACCTGTCAGGAGTAGATATCCTGGAAACAGACCGGTTCGGTAAGCTCAAGGTCACCCCTGCAGGCTGCCTGCAGCGGGATGAATTTGTTTTCAGCCTGCTGTATAAGCATAGCATACCCTGCGCCGTAGCCATGGGCGGCGGTTATTCTACCCGTATCAGCGACATTGTAAATGCACACTGTAATACCTTTAAAGCCGGACTGGATATTTATGGCAGCTAG
- a CDS encoding ABC transporter ATP-binding protein → MPILKGVDITVNKGEIVTIVGSSGAGKSTLLHILGTLETPTQGEIWLNDVNLTGLSGNALADFRNRHIGFIFQFHHLLPEFNALENVCIPGFIAGTRKNEVKEKAAFLLTTLGLGHRLEHKPNALSGGEQQRVAVARALINNPDVVMADEPTGNLDSHNARELHNMFLQLRDQFKQTFIIVTHNEELAPLSDRQLLMKDGRII, encoded by the coding sequence TTGCCCATTCTCAAGGGAGTAGATATTACAGTCAATAAGGGTGAGATTGTGACTATCGTTGGATCTTCCGGCGCTGGCAAGAGTACGCTGCTGCATATCCTCGGAACATTGGAAACACCCACCCAGGGAGAGATCTGGCTCAATGATGTCAATCTGACGGGTTTAAGCGGTAATGCACTGGCTGATTTCCGGAACCGCCATATTGGCTTTATTTTTCAGTTCCACCACCTGCTGCCGGAATTCAATGCTCTGGAAAATGTATGTATTCCCGGTTTTATAGCCGGTACACGGAAAAACGAAGTAAAGGAAAAAGCGGCCTTCCTGCTTACCACCCTGGGCCTCGGGCATCGCCTGGAACACAAGCCCAATGCCTTATCCGGCGGCGAACAGCAGCGCGTGGCTGTAGCAAGGGCCCTGATCAATAATCCTGATGTAGTGATGGCCGATGAACCTACCGGCAACCTCGACTCCCATAATGCCAGGGAGCTTCATAATATGTTCCTTCAACTCAGGGACCAGTTTAAACAAACTTTTATCATCGTTACCCACAACGAAGAACTGGCGCCGCTCAGCGACCGTCAGCTGCTCATGAAGGATGGCAGGATCATCTAG
- the recN gene encoding DNA repair protein RecN: protein MLQRLIIKNYAIIDHLEVDFSGNLNVITGETGAGKSILLGALSMILGERADPGVLFDKTGKCVIEGFFKVKKSQVASFFERHELDLEEQLIIRREISASGKSRAFVNDTPVNISQLSELAACLVDLHQQFDTLELGNSDFQREVIDALVNKPAILQQYNNVYQQYLQVQKKYKQLVDDRDQANKELDYNKFLLDELLEADFSPNEVEDLDNELQLLTHAEEIKNSLNRVYFQLKEDEQPLLQQLKQLQSSLQNIAAFHKDMPAVAERMLSAYLELQDIAGDVERINDQVQYDAQRIELVNDRMALGYRLFKKHGVQTTDELLAIKDALSVKVDSVLNLDEQLASLEREQAQLHELLLKDAAVITEARQEQSAPFELKVNALLAQVGMPNARLKVDIVQGELNPYGQDTIEFLFDANKSNQFAPVGKVASGGELSRLMLCIKSLVAQSVALPTLIFDEIDTGISGEAARQVGVILKDLARAHQIICITHQPQIAGKADAHYFVYKDAKAEKVTTSVRLLSMEERIDKIAQMLSGERPTAAALENAREMVR from the coding sequence ATGTTACAGCGACTAATCATTAAAAACTACGCCATCATTGACCACCTGGAAGTGGACTTTTCTGGCAATCTCAATGTAATCACCGGCGAAACCGGCGCCGGTAAATCTATCCTGCTAGGCGCACTCTCCATGATTCTGGGAGAACGTGCAGACCCTGGTGTGCTGTTCGATAAAACAGGCAAATGTGTGATCGAAGGATTCTTCAAAGTGAAAAAATCACAAGTGGCCTCCTTCTTCGAACGCCATGAACTGGACCTGGAAGAACAGCTGATCATCCGCCGCGAAATCAGCGCCTCTGGCAAATCAAGAGCTTTTGTAAATGATACTCCTGTCAACATATCCCAACTGTCTGAACTGGCGGCCTGCCTGGTAGATCTCCATCAGCAGTTTGATACCCTGGAATTGGGCAACTCCGATTTCCAGCGGGAAGTAATAGATGCGCTGGTCAACAAACCCGCCATCCTCCAACAATACAACAACGTGTACCAGCAATACCTGCAGGTACAGAAAAAATATAAACAACTGGTAGACGACCGTGACCAGGCCAACAAAGAGCTGGACTATAATAAGTTCCTGCTGGATGAGCTGCTGGAAGCGGATTTCAGTCCCAACGAAGTGGAAGACCTGGATAATGAGCTGCAACTGCTTACTCATGCAGAAGAGATCAAGAACTCTCTGAACAGGGTATATTTTCAACTGAAAGAAGATGAGCAGCCGCTGTTGCAGCAGCTTAAACAATTACAGTCTTCCCTGCAAAACATTGCAGCCTTCCACAAAGACATGCCTGCTGTAGCTGAAAGAATGCTTTCTGCCTATCTTGAACTGCAGGACATCGCCGGTGATGTGGAAAGGATCAACGACCAGGTACAATACGATGCACAACGTATTGAACTGGTGAATGACCGTATGGCACTGGGATACCGCCTTTTCAAGAAACACGGGGTACAAACCACCGATGAGTTGCTGGCCATTAAAGACGCGTTGTCTGTTAAAGTAGACAGTGTATTGAATCTTGATGAACAGCTGGCTTCACTGGAAAGAGAACAAGCCCAGTTGCATGAGCTGCTGTTGAAAGATGCTGCTGTTATCACGGAAGCAAGACAGGAACAGTCGGCTCCTTTTGAGCTAAAAGTAAATGCTCTGCTGGCACAGGTGGGCATGCCCAATGCGCGCCTGAAAGTGGATATTGTACAAGGTGAACTGAATCCTTATGGTCAGGATACGATTGAGTTCCTGTTTGATGCCAACAAGAGCAATCAGTTTGCGCCGGTAGGTAAAGTAGCCTCCGGGGGTGAGCTGAGCCGTCTGATGTTGTGCATCAAATCATTGGTAGCACAGTCTGTAGCGCTGCCTACGCTTATCTTCGACGAGATCGATACCGGTATCTCCGGAGAAGCTGCAAGGCAGGTAGGTGTTATTCTGAAAGACCTGGCGAGAGCGCATCAGATCATCTGTATCACGCACCAGCCGCAGATAGCAGGTAAAGCAGATGCCCACTATTTTGTGTATAAAGATGCCAAAGCTGAAAAAGTAACAACCAGTGTAAGGCTGTTGTCTATGGAAGAAAGAATAGACAAGATCGCGCAGATGCTGAGTGGAGAAAGGCCTACCGCCGCTGCCCTCGAAAATGCCCGCGAAATGGTAAGATAA
- a CDS encoding DUF2795 domain-containing protein: protein MYWTLELASYLEDAPWPATKDELIDYAIRSGAPIEVIENLQELEDEGEIYEGIEDIWSDYPSQDDFFFNEDEY, encoded by the coding sequence ATGTACTGGACATTAGAATTAGCTTCATACCTGGAGGACGCTCCATGGCCAGCTACTAAAGATGAACTTATTGATTACGCCATTCGTTCCGGTGCACCGATCGAAGTAATCGAGAATTTACAGGAGCTGGAGGATGAGGGAGAAATTTATGAGGGGATTGAAGATATCTGGTCTGACTATCCGTCACAGGACGACTTCTTCTTTAATGAAGATGAATATTAG
- a CDS encoding zinc ribbon domain-containing protein: MATVKEYSVEEKLASVLRLQKIDSKLDGIQVLKGELPIEVKDLEDEIEGLNTRQSHIENEIKGIQDFVASKKTAIKDAEALIKKYEKQQDNVKNNREFEAITKEMEMQSLEIKLAEKHIKDANEEIKEKSRTLEVAKKAIADKESNLKHKKSELEKIVAETDKEEKAYRKESEDAKTKVDPRLLAAYEKIRKNYRNGLAVVTVERDSCGGCYNAIPPQRQAEIRQHKKIIVCEHCGRILVDNDLEATVTI; this comes from the coding sequence ATGGCTACCGTAAAAGAATACTCCGTTGAGGAAAAATTAGCATCTGTGCTCAGGCTGCAGAAGATCGATTCCAAACTGGATGGAATCCAGGTGTTGAAGGGGGAGTTGCCGATTGAAGTGAAAGACCTGGAAGACGAGATCGAAGGGTTGAATACACGTCAGTCTCATATTGAAAATGAGATTAAAGGTATCCAGGACTTCGTTGCCAGCAAGAAAACTGCTATCAAGGATGCCGAAGCGCTGATCAAGAAGTATGAGAAACAGCAGGATAATGTGAAGAACAACCGCGAGTTTGAGGCGATCACCAAAGAAATGGAGATGCAGTCACTGGAAATCAAACTGGCCGAAAAGCATATCAAAGACGCAAACGAAGAAATAAAAGAGAAGTCCCGGACGCTGGAAGTAGCTAAAAAGGCTATCGCTGATAAAGAATCCAATCTGAAACATAAAAAATCAGAACTGGAAAAGATCGTTGCTGAAACTGACAAGGAAGAAAAAGCTTACCGTAAGGAGAGTGAAGACGCAAAAACCAAGGTAGACCCTCGTTTACTGGCCGCCTACGAAAAAATCCGCAAGAACTACCGTAACGGTCTGGCTGTGGTAACTGTAGAGCGTGATTCCTGCGGTGGTTGCTACAACGCTATTCCTCCTCAGCGTCAGGCAGAGATCCGTCAGCATAAAAAAATCATCGTATGTGAGCACTGTGGCCGTATCCTGGTGGATAACGACCTCGAAGCTACCGTTACGATCTGA
- the pdeM gene encoding ligase-associated DNA damage response endonuclease PdeM: protein MQQMDTAGKEIFRFKEQHWHLLPEKAIFWEEEKTLILSDLHLGKSAHFRKAGIAVPAGIMQEDLFRLQQLITSYLPVRIIIVGDMFHSRHNNEVQYFKIWRGQFPHIRFDLVLGNHDIMEEEIYSELQLDVYDTLTIRDIHFVHEPCEDSNGYRYTFSGHLHPGVVMAGPAKQRLRLPCFYFGLHCGILPAFGDFTGLATLNPSPGETVFVIAGKSIIRTH from the coding sequence ATGCAACAAATGGATACAGCGGGGAAGGAAATATTCCGGTTCAAAGAGCAGCATTGGCATTTATTACCCGAGAAGGCTATTTTCTGGGAAGAAGAAAAAACACTGATACTGTCAGATCTGCACCTGGGCAAATCGGCTCATTTTCGGAAAGCTGGTATTGCAGTGCCGGCGGGCATTATGCAGGAAGACCTGTTCCGGCTTCAACAGCTGATTACCAGCTATCTGCCCGTACGTATCATCATTGTAGGAGATATGTTCCACAGCCGGCATAACAACGAGGTACAGTATTTCAAGATATGGCGTGGTCAGTTTCCCCATATTCGTTTTGATCTGGTGCTGGGTAATCATGATATTATGGAAGAAGAGATATATAGTGAATTGCAGCTGGATGTATATGACACCCTGACTATCCGGGACATTCATTTTGTACACGAGCCTTGTGAAGACAGCAATGGCTACCGGTATACCTTTTCCGGTCACCTGCATCCTGGTGTGGTGATGGCCGGCCCTGCCAAACAACGGTTACGTTTACCCTGCTTCTATTTTGGTCTGCATTGCGGCATTTTACCCGCTTTTGGCGACTTTACCGGTCTGGCTACCCTGAACCCTTCTCCTGGGGAAACCGTGTTTGTAATCGCCGGAAAATCGATTATACGGACACATTAA
- a CDS encoding enoyl-ACP reductase FabI has product MAHNLLKGKKGIIFGALDEKSLAWRTALRCVEEGAEIVLTNAPVALRMGEINKLAEICKAPVIPADVTITDDLKNLFTKSMEHFGGKIDFVLHSVGMSLNMRKGKSYTDLDYDFSLKTTNISALSLHRVLQTAYQMDAISEWGSVVALTYIAAQRAFPDYSEMADAKAMLESVARSFGYHYGVKNKVRVNTVSQSPTPTTAGGGVKGFGGFIGYADKMSPLGNATADHCADYVVTLFSDMTRMVTMQNLYHDGGFSFTGVSSAIMEQLEK; this is encoded by the coding sequence ATGGCTCATAACTTATTAAAAGGAAAGAAAGGTATCATCTTTGGTGCACTGGACGAAAAGTCACTGGCTTGGAGAACAGCGCTCCGTTGTGTGGAAGAAGGCGCTGAAATAGTGCTTACAAACGCACCTGTTGCTCTGCGTATGGGTGAGATCAACAAACTGGCTGAAATCTGCAAGGCCCCTGTTATTCCGGCAGACGTAACCATCACGGATGACCTGAAAAATCTTTTTACCAAATCCATGGAGCATTTTGGCGGTAAAATAGATTTTGTACTGCATTCTGTTGGCATGAGCCTGAACATGCGTAAAGGAAAGTCCTATACTGATCTGGACTATGACTTCTCGCTGAAAACGACGAATATCTCCGCCCTGTCCTTACACCGTGTACTGCAGACAGCATACCAGATGGATGCTATCAGCGAGTGGGGTTCTGTAGTAGCACTCACTTACATCGCAGCACAACGTGCCTTCCCTGACTACAGCGAAATGGCTGATGCCAAAGCTATGCTGGAATCCGTTGCCCGCAGCTTCGGCTACCACTATGGTGTGAAAAATAAAGTACGCGTGAACACCGTATCTCAGTCTCCAACCCCTACTACTGCCGGCGGTGGTGTAAAAGGTTTCGGTGGCTTTATTGGTTATGCAGACAAAATGAGTCCGCTGGGTAATGCTACTGCCGACCATTGCGCTGACTACGTGGTAACTCTGTTCTCAGACATGACCAGAATGGTGACCATGCAGAACCTCTATCATGATGGCGGATTCTCCTTCACTGGTGTATCCAGTGCTATTATGGAACAACTGGAGAAATAG
- a CDS encoding ligase-associated DNA damage response DEXH box helicase, producing the protein MQQHTRGWKVITGWLADKELKPFKFQEDAWTAYLQGLSGIVNAPTGFGKTFSLFLGAVIAWIDAHPKDYQQKTKNGLQLLWITPLRALAKDLGRAMEEVLRELDLPWQVGIRSGDTPLAARAQQKKQMPEVLIITPESLHLLLAQKEYPAVFKQLHTVVIDEWHELIGSKRGVMVELALSRLRGLSQTTGKHSLKIWGISATIGNLDEALEVLLGPYHQQGLIIRANLKKNISLQSVIPHEIENYPWAGHLGIRMLPQALPIIEDSQTTLLFTNTRSQSEIWYQSLLKYDPMLAGALALHHGSIDMELRIWVEEALHNGILKAVVCTASLDLGVDFRPVDSVIQVGSPKGVARFLQRAGRSGHQPGAISKIFFLPTHALELVEAAALKTAMEEELIESRMPVLLAYDVLLQYLMTLAVSDGFNAPEIYEEVRQTFCYQHLTPDEWQWILAFLTTGGEALGSYDEFRKLERQGDHYYCKSRMLAMRHRLHIGTIVSDAMLKVKFMSGGYVGVIEESFISRLSPGDSFTLAGRNLEFVLIKDMTVLVRKSNAKRTIVPSYQGGRIPLSSNLGRMLRRKFNEALSRRTKDPELIALQPLFNRQEELSHIPKDNELLIEKINTKDGYHLFVYPFEGRLVHEVMAALLAYRISRIQPITFSIAMNDYGFELLSDQPIPLTEDNAKALFTTDNLLTELQTSVNATEMARRKFRDIAVIAGLIFQGFPGKHKANRHLQASASLLFNVFKDYDPENLLLKQAFNEAFFYQMEEARLRETLERIADSKIVITQPEKLTPFCFPIKVDSLRDTMTSEKLEDRIKKLIAVNG; encoded by the coding sequence ATGCAACAACACACGCGCGGATGGAAAGTGATAACCGGATGGCTGGCGGATAAGGAACTGAAGCCTTTCAAATTTCAGGAAGATGCCTGGACTGCTTATCTGCAGGGCCTTTCGGGGATAGTGAACGCACCTACTGGCTTTGGCAAAACCTTCTCGCTCTTTCTGGGTGCTGTGATCGCCTGGATCGATGCCCATCCCAAAGACTATCAGCAAAAAACAAAAAACGGACTGCAGCTGCTGTGGATAACTCCGCTCCGTGCACTGGCCAAAGACCTGGGAAGGGCTATGGAAGAGGTATTGCGGGAACTGGACCTTCCCTGGCAGGTAGGCATCCGCAGTGGTGATACACCCCTGGCCGCCCGTGCCCAGCAGAAAAAACAGATGCCTGAAGTGCTGATCATCACCCCCGAAAGCCTGCATCTGCTGCTGGCTCAGAAAGAATATCCCGCTGTGTTCAAACAACTGCATACCGTTGTTATAGACGAGTGGCATGAGCTGATCGGCAGCAAACGCGGCGTGATGGTGGAACTCGCACTGAGCCGCTTACGCGGGCTATCACAAACCACCGGCAAACACTCTCTCAAAATATGGGGCATATCCGCTACTATCGGCAACCTCGACGAAGCTCTGGAAGTCTTGCTGGGCCCCTATCACCAGCAGGGGCTTATTATCCGCGCCAATCTCAAAAAAAATATCTCCCTGCAAAGTGTAATCCCTCATGAGATAGAAAATTATCCATGGGCCGGACACCTTGGCATACGTATGCTGCCACAGGCTTTGCCGATTATAGAAGATAGCCAGACCACCCTGCTCTTTACCAATACCCGGTCCCAATCGGAAATATGGTACCAGTCACTGCTGAAATATGATCCCATGCTGGCAGGCGCGCTGGCACTGCACCACGGCTCCATCGACATGGAACTGCGCATATGGGTGGAAGAAGCCCTGCACAACGGTATTCTCAAAGCGGTGGTATGTACTGCCAGCCTTGACCTGGGGGTGGACTTCCGGCCGGTGGACAGCGTTATACAGGTGGGCAGCCCCAAAGGTGTGGCCCGCTTCCTGCAAAGGGCCGGCCGTAGCGGACACCAGCCTGGCGCCATCAGCAAAATATTTTTTCTGCCTACCCATGCACTCGAACTGGTAGAGGCCGCAGCCTTAAAAACAGCCATGGAAGAGGAACTGATAGAAAGCAGGATGCCCGTGTTGCTGGCTTATGATGTGCTACTGCAATACCTCATGACGCTCGCCGTATCGGATGGTTTTAATGCACCGGAGATATATGAAGAAGTCCGTCAAACCTTCTGTTACCAACATCTTACACCGGATGAATGGCAGTGGATACTCGCCTTCCTGACTACTGGCGGTGAAGCTCTCGGCAGTTACGACGAGTTCAGAAAACTGGAAAGACAGGGCGACCACTATTACTGCAAAAGCCGTATGCTGGCCATGCGGCACCGGCTGCATATCGGTACCATTGTGAGCGATGCCATGCTGAAAGTGAAGTTTATGAGTGGTGGATATGTAGGTGTGATTGAAGAAAGTTTTATCTCACGCCTCTCGCCGGGAGACAGTTTCACGCTGGCTGGCCGTAACCTTGAGTTTGTGCTTATCAAGGATATGACGGTGCTGGTACGTAAGTCCAACGCCAAACGTACGATCGTGCCCAGTTATCAGGGAGGCCGTATACCTTTGTCGTCCAACCTGGGCCGTATGCTGCGCCGAAAGTTCAACGAGGCGTTGTCCCGCCGGACAAAAGACCCTGAACTGATAGCCCTGCAACCGCTGTTCAACAGGCAGGAAGAGCTTTCCCATATCCCTAAGGATAATGAACTGCTGATAGAAAAAATCAACACCAAAGATGGTTACCATCTTTTTGTATATCCTTTTGAAGGGCGATTGGTACATGAAGTGATGGCCGCACTGCTGGCCTATCGTATCAGTCGTATCCAGCCTATCACTTTCTCTATCGCCATGAATGACTATGGCTTTGAGCTGCTATCAGACCAGCCTATCCCGCTTACCGAAGACAATGCCAAAGCACTGTTCACTACCGACAACCTGCTTACAGAGCTGCAAACCAGTGTGAATGCCACTGAAATGGCGCGCCGTAAATTCCGGGACATTGCTGTCATCGCCGGGCTGATATTCCAGGGCTTCCCCGGTAAACACAAGGCCAACCGTCACTTACAGGCATCTGCCTCCCTGCTCTTTAATGTATTTAAGGATTACGACCCGGAGAACCTTCTGCTGAAGCAGGCTTTTAACGAAGCATTTTTTTATCAGATGGAAGAAGCCCGTTTGCGGGAGACGCTGGAACGTATTGCAGACAGCAAAATCGTTATCACCCAGCCGGAGAAGCTCACCCCTTTCTGCTTCCCCATCAAGGTAGACAGCCTGCGTGACACCATGACCAGCGAAAAACTGGAAGACCGTATCAAAAAATTGATTGCAGTCAACGGCTAA